The nucleotide sequence GGCGCTACCTGCGAAATATGGGTTTCAAATAAATCGGATGGGAATTACCGTTCTGATGAGATCAATGTGCAGTCGCGCGCGAAGGATGAAAATCCCTTCAATCATTCGGCTGCAGAAGAGCGCCGGCTCTTTGCGATCTTGGTCAAATCAGCCTTGATATAAAGGAAAAAATCCTGGCGCCCAAAATCAGATAACCTACGGCCACGGCATTCAGAGCGGAGACAAGAACAGCTGCCGCGGCTACATTTTTTGTGATCTCGGCAAGATGGTGATACCCAGGAGATAGGATATCCACGAGGGTTTCTATGGCGGTATTTACGATTTCTAGTGTTATAACGAGGGAAATTGCGAAAAGGAGCATGGTGAGTTCCGCCCTATGGACGCCCAACAGGGAAGATAATAACAAGACCCCCAACGCAACGATAAAATGCACCCTCATGTTGCGCTGGGTCTTCAGGACATAAACTAGACCCTTTATGGCAAAATGGAAACTATCAATGATGTTCCTCGCCCTCATAATAAGATGCTCTGCCGTCTGGTAGCACCCGGGAGAGAAGGCGCTCTTCCGCCTCCCTCATTTCGGCCTTTTCCTCCTCTGTCTCGTGATCATAACCAAGTAAATGAAAAAGGCCATGGGCAATTAAATATGCCAGTTCCCTGACAAACCCATGTCCGAAGGTCTCGCCCTGAGCCCTGGCCATCTCTAGGGAGACCACTATATCTCCCAATAGAACCTCCTCATCATCGGCATCTCTGGTAGGAGAATCCATCGGAAACGAAAGGACATCCGTGGATGCGTCCACTTGTCGAAAATCGCTGTTCAATAGCCGGATCCTATCGTTATCAACGAATGCGATACTCACCTCTATCTTTTCGGGGTCATACCCCTCCTGTTCGAGGCCCTTTTCCACCACTGAATTGACGATTTCCAGCTGCTCAGGGGTGAGGGTTACCTTCCGCTGTTCATCCGATATCAAAACAGGCATATACTATGATTCGCCCCTTCCTTTTACTGTAGGAGATGAAGGATACTCTATCCTCGGATGAAATATGCCGGTAAGAATGCGCACGAATGCTTTTGCCACCTCATCCAGATCCCTGAAGGTGAGATCACACTGATCCAACTGCCCGGATGCAAGCAGATCCTTGATCATCTTCCTGACGAACCCTTCTATGCGACCTGGTGTAGGACGCGATAGAGACCTTACACCCGCCTCCACGCAATCAGCCAGCATGACGATGGCCGCTTCTCTGGTCTGCGGCCTGGGACCGGGATAACGAAAATCGCTTTCATCAGGCATCCCATCCTCACTTGATTCCTGGGCCTTATGATAGAAGTATTTCACCAGGGTGGTACCATGATGCTGCATGATGATATCAATGAGAGATTGTGGCAACCGATGAGACCTCGCTAGTTCAACTCCGTCCTTGACATGAGAAAGGATCACCAAGGCGCTGAGACTTGGCGAGATCTTATCATGAGGGTTATCCTGCACCAGCTGATTTTCAACAAAGAAATATGGCCTTTTGGTCTTTCCGATGTCATGATAATAAGCTCCTGCCCTGACCAGTAGGGTATCAGCACCGATTGCGCTTGCCGCAGCCTCCGCCAAATTCCCAACTATGATACTGTGATGATATGTCCCTGGGGCCTCGATAAGAAGACGCTTGAGAAGAGGCCTATTGGGATTGGACAGCTCGAGCAGCCTTATCGATGTCGTGATATGGAACAAATTTTCAAAGAAAGGGAGGATACCCACGGCCAGGATAGTAGAAAGAACACCATTGCCCAAGCCAAGGTAGCTGTGGGCCACCCAGTCAGGATTTTGAAAAATGAGCCCTACCCCTGCGATAGCGACGCTATTCACGGCACCCACTATAAACCCTGCCCGCACCAGGTCAGAGCGTTCTCCCACCTTGCTAACGGTGAACGCCGCGGCAATGGCAGTAATTGTTGAAACCAGAGTGCATCCCAGGTAATTGCCGCCTAGGATACCGGCTATAAGCCCGAATACAATACTGGTAATAATAGCAAGGCGGGGGTCAAAGATGACAGCGATCAGCATACTCCCGAAGGCGGTAGGAATCAACATCGATGAGTAAGACCATGGAATTGACGATATTATGGCGATTATCCCCACTACAATGACAATGAGACTGCCCAGGAGAGAAAACAGACGAATATCCAGTAGTATGTCCCTTCGAAACTGATACAAATAAGTGGCGATGATACCTGTGAATATAAACGAGACTGCTGTGATACCGATAATCCCCAGGTAATTGACCTTCGAACCTAATAGCCCCAGGTCCTTTAGAATCTCAATATGTTCTGCCGTCACGATCTCCCCACGTCTGACGACAGTTTGCCCTTTCAGGATCATGACAGGTTCCACTGACGCTATGGCGTCTTGGCGCGCCTTTTCCACCTTGGTGGGGTTCAAAACTAGGTTTGGCCCGATCTGCGGCTCCACTATGGCTAGCGCTGCAGACAATAAGTCCCCCGATATTCCTGCGTCAGCCAATCTTTTCCTTGCAGATGCCTTTGCTTCAGGGATATTCTCTCGGCTTATCCGAGTCTCCCGCATTGTGGAGCCTGCTACCTGCCTGCTCGTGGCCCGGAGCGACTCCAGTTCGGCCTGGGACGCCCTGAGCAGCACGACGAGACTGGTCGCAGGCACCTCGATGCCGGTATCCTTTCGTATCTCATCTGAAAGATCGGCGGCAATGCGCCGTATGTCGCCCGGATATCCCAGCTGTGATCCTTGCGAAGGGGGTCCGGGCGTATTGACACTAGAATACAGCTTCCGTGTGGCCAGTATCTTGTCAAATATCTTATCTATTGTATCCTCTACATTGATGCTGGCCGCAGGGCTGATATCATAGTTTTGTGGGGCAGCCGTGGCATCCTTTATAGCCTGCTTTCCGGCGCTCTCCTGGAGCGCCAGTGTCCGGGGACGATTTGTGATATCTCTCTGAGCTTCGATATCAATTTTGCTAGGTTGACCGATTTCCACCTCGACTTTGCGCGGCAAAAGGTTTATTGAAAGCACGGCCACGATCAACCCCACCACCAATATGGCAGTTAAAGACATCTGAAGCCATGGATTGGAGACTATGTCCTTCCACCTAGTTATGAACACTGGATATTGAGTTTTGGGTTTACCGGGGTTTAGCTCAGGATTCACCATCAAACGCCTTCCTCACTCGAGGACTTATTACCTTCATATCGCTCATAGGCCCTGACGATCCTTTGCACAAGTTCATGCCTTATGACGTCCTGGTCCGTTAGATAGACGAATTCAATTCCTTCAATGCCTTTCAATATGCCCTGGATTTCCGCAAGGCCACTGAACTGACCCTTAGGCAGGTCGATCTGGGTGAGGTCCCCGGTAACTACCGCCCTGGAATTAAAACCTAAACGGGTTAGAAACATTTTCATCTGTTCATGTGTTGTATTCTGGGCCTCGTCCAGGATGATAAACGAATCATCCAGAGTACGTCCGCGCATATAGGCTAGGGGAGCGACCTCGATGATACCCCGCTCCATATATTTTTGGAAGACATCCATGCCCAAAATATCGAAAATTGCATCGTAAAGGGGGCGAAGATAAGGGTTGACCTTCTCTTGAAGATCGCCGGGCAAAAATCCGAGCTTTTCGCCGGCTTCCACAGCTGGCCTCGTGAGGACCAGCCGGCTCACCTGTTTTGCCTTAAGATACGCTATGGCCACTGCCATGGCCAGGTAGGTCTTCCCTGTGCCTGCCGGCCCTATGGCAAAAACAAGATTTGATCTGTGCATCGCGTCAATATAGCGTTTTTGACCGAGGGTCTTGGGCTTGATTTGCCTTCCCCTGACGGTAACCTGAACGACATCCGAAAGCAGCTCGTGCAAAGAAGTAGCGTCTCCTCCTTTTACAAGCTCAATAGCATACCTGGCGTCCCTTACATTCACGGAGTTGCCAGACCTGATTACTGCCTTCAGATCTTCAATCACCTGCACAGCCAGGTCCACATCTTCCCTCTTGCCAGAAACCTCCACCCCATTAGAATAAGGATAAACTTCTATATCAAAGGCGCTTTCCAGTGCCTTCAATATCTCATCTTGCCTGCCAAACAGTGTCTGGGCCTCCCTGACACTCTCTATAGGAACAACCACTGCTGACTCAGGCTTCCGGGAATCTTCCAAAACCTCGGCCTTATAGAGTCTCTCCATCAACTCTCTCCTTTCCTTGTTCCTTTGATTCATCTGCCCCCGATTCTTGCGGTTCCACGATGAAATCAGATTCTGTAATAGAGAACCTCCGTGGGCTCCCTATATCTTCAATAACTTCGGCCACAATGCGGGCCGTAACAGTCCCTTTATCTGAATCTTGACTCACCAGCTCACGCTTAAATACAGTGGTCACACCTTTAGGAATCTCCCTGTTCAATGCCTCCAGGGCTCCATGAAGCGCTTCGGCCGCTGCTTCTTCATAGCTTTTTTCCTCTTTCGTGCGCCTTACTTCAACCCAGGTCAACTTCTCGATCTCCACAGGTATCTTGAGACCACCGGGGCCAAACGAAAATCTGACGCGCTCTCGTTCCTCTTTATAATCACGGAAATCGGCTGGGGGACGGCCCAATACTATCGGGCGTCCGAAAAACAGCGCAACAGCTCCACCTGACCTCCTCCCTGTGGGAATGAGACTCTCCCATCGCAGTTTTACAGTCTTTGTGCCTTCATACCAAACCCTCGCGCGAACTATGCCGTGTCCATCAACAATCTGAATATCTTCCCCATCCTTGTGGCCAGTCGCTAGCCGCCTCATGGCACAACCCTTGATAAGCACATCGCCCCGTTTCACGGTATCCCCGGGCCGGACCACCGGGATGCCAGCCAGTGTGATCATAGTCTCAATAAGGCCGTCACGTCTTGCAACAACGTGCGTAAGCATATTATCATGCGGTACCAGCTTTTTCTCGGCGATTTCTATAACCAGTTTAGTGCCGCTGAGATGAGCCCCGGCCCAGGCGACCTCACGAACCTGCGCAAGTATGGACTTCTCTATCCTGCGCAGGTCTATGGTTCTCTTGAGCTTCCCCGGTATTACCCCTTCTTTGGCCACAACCTGAAGGATCCTCTGTTCAGGGACTTCTTTTTCCCCTTTGACCTCAATGAACCACACAAAGGACGAAAGCACATTGAGGGCTATCCCAAAGATCACAGCCCCCATGACAAAAGCCTTGCGTGACCATAGCCGACCCAAGACAAAGGGCAGGCCGGCCTCCTTTATGATCTCAGCTTCACAACCTACCCTCTCCAAAATCGGATCCATGTCAGCCAGATCCCTTGCGTCGATCTTTGCAACGATAAATCTATCACCTATTTTTTCGATGTCCCAGAGATCTATTCCCCTGGAGCAAGCAAGGTTTATACATTTCTCCTGGGCCCTTCCTTTGATTTTGATTATAACATAGCCTTTCAGATAAGGCCACAATCTGTCGAGCAGCATCTGTTCACCCCTCCTCTTGCCGGGGCCGGTCCGACATCCTGTGGCCTGAAATCATGTTGAAGGCGAGTGCTGAGATCTCGCCCTCAATTATCAGTTCATCTGCGGAGATCTTTCTCAGGGCAAGTCCGTGGCCGTCAACCCGAAGTTCACCAGTGGGCAGGCCCAGCCTCAATGTATCCTCGGTATACTCTATAAGGCCTCGATGATTCTCAACGCGCAATTCTAAATTGCCGAAAAGTACAAGCCTGGGAAGATCAAGAACAATATCATGAGGGATATCTAGCGCCTCTGCGAAGCTCCTGCCAAGGCCGAATTTCTTGCGAGCTAGCCAGGTCAAGGCATATCCTACCTCCCATCGGACGACAAACCGTCCCCTTAAGAGACGCCAAATTGTCTCCTAAAAAAGGTATGCCTCTTCCCTCTTTATGATTACCGGACTCCAAAAGCTTGTCTTCCTGAGCCCATAGGAGCTGCCCTCTTCGATCTTGGAGGAGAAAGGATCTCTCCTAATATAACTGCCGACGGAATCCCAGCAGGGCCCAGGAGGTCTACGATTCCCGGTGGGATAGCTTGGGGCTGCTCTGTCGCTGATACGGCATATTCTGCCCATGATCCTGCGGTCGAGGTATCATCTTTGAAGACATCAATAGTCCATTCCTCATCGATGGCGAGCTCAGAAGATACGCCCTCACCGGTCCAGGCCTCGCCTATCCCCATATCTCTTGTTGGTCTGCCGATGACGCCGTCATCGCGAATAAAACCACCACTTTCTGCACTTACAGCGCCTTCTCCTGCATCGGCAAGACCTTCTTCCGCTTCTGCAAGACTGGCGCCACTGTCCGCAGAAATACTGCCTCCATTGCCTTCATTGGGGTGCATGGAGGTCTCTAAAGGTTCTGCCTCAGCAAGTCTCTTGAGCATCCCCCTGATCACAGGGAGGATTATAGCCACCGCGAGGTAAACAATGGCTATGAGGCTGATAAGGCCTTCAATGTTGACCATCTTTTTCTATATCACTCCCCGCTATCCTTGCTGAGCTTTGGCGGTTCCTCGCCGGGACGCTCCGGCTTTTGTGTCAGCCGTGAGATGGCTTCCCTCATCTGCGTATCAGCCAGGAGATTTTGGAGGTTGTAATAATCAAGCACTCCCAATTTGCCGCGCCTCAAGGCATCAGCCATCGCCTTCGGCACCTCCGCCTCGGCCTCTACGACTCGAGCCCTCATTTCCTGAACCATAGCCTTCATTTCCTGTTCACGAGCAAGAGCAGCAAACCGTCTCTCCGCGGCCTTGGCCTGGGCTATATTCTTGTCGGCCTCAGCCTGATCCATCTGCAGCCGGGCCCCTATATTACGCCCCACGTCCACATCAGCGATATCAATAGAAAGGATTTCGAACGCAGTACCAGCATCAAGGCCCTTATTCAGCACCGTGCGTGAGATCTTGTCCGGATTTTCCAGGACCTCCTTATGGCTTTCGGCAGACCCCACCGTAGTCACGATGCCTTCACCAACGCGGGCTATGATGGTAGCCTCACCGGCCCCCCCTACGAGACGATCGATATTGGCCCTGACAGTAACCCTGGCTTTGGCCTTCAGCTCTATGCCGTCTTTTGCCACCGCAGCAACTACCGGGGTCTCGATGACCTTTGGATTGACACTCATCTGGACGGCTTCCAATACATTTCGCCCCGCAAGATCAATGGCCGCCCCACGTTCGAAAGTCAGGGAAATGCCCGCACGATGAGCTGCTATCAGAGCATCGACCACCCTATCGACATTCCCGCCTGCCAGATAATGGGCCTCAAGTTTATCGGCGCTAACATTTAGTCCAGCCTTGACAGCCTTTATAAGCGGTAATATGATCCTTGCCGGAGGCACGCGCCTGAGTCT is from Bacillota bacterium and encodes:
- a CDS encoding PhoH family protein, which produces MERLYKAEVLEDSRKPESAVVVPIESVREAQTLFGRQDEILKALESAFDIEVYPYSNGVEVSGKREDVDLAVQVIEDLKAVIRSGNSVNVRDARYAIELVKGGDATSLHELLSDVVQVTVRGRQIKPKTLGQKRYIDAMHRSNLVFAIGPAGTGKTYLAMAVAIAYLKAKQVSRLVLTRPAVEAGEKLGFLPGDLQEKVNPYLRPLYDAIFDILGMDVFQKYMERGIIEVAPLAYMRGRTLDDSFIILDEAQNTTHEQMKMFLTRLGFNSRAVVTGDLTQIDLPKGQFSGLAEIQGILKGIEGIEFVYLTDQDVIRHELVQRIVRAYERYEGNKSSSEEGV
- the ybeY gene encoding rRNA maturation RNase YbeY — protein: MPVLISDEQRKVTLTPEQLEIVNSVVEKGLEQEGYDPEKIEVSIAFVDNDRIRLLNSDFRQVDASTDVLSFPMDSPTRDADDEEVLLGDIVVSLEMARAQGETFGHGFVRELAYLIAHGLFHLLGYDHETEEEKAEMREAEERLLSRVLPDGRASYYEGEEHH
- a CDS encoding HDIG domain-containing protein — protein: MVNPELNPGKPKTQYPVFITRWKDIVSNPWLQMSLTAILVVGLIVAVLSINLLPRKVEVEIGQPSKIDIEAQRDITNRPRTLALQESAGKQAIKDATAAPQNYDISPAASINVEDTIDKIFDKILATRKLYSSVNTPGPPSQGSQLGYPGDIRRIAADLSDEIRKDTGIEVPATSLVVLLRASQAELESLRATSRQVAGSTMRETRISRENIPEAKASARKRLADAGISGDLLSAALAIVEPQIGPNLVLNPTKVEKARQDAIASVEPVMILKGQTVVRRGEIVTAEHIEILKDLGLLGSKVNYLGIIGITAVSFIFTGIIATYLYQFRRDILLDIRLFSLLGSLIVIVVGIIAIISSIPWSYSSMLIPTAFGSMLIAVIFDPRLAIITSIVFGLIAGILGGNYLGCTLVSTITAIAAAFTVSKVGERSDLVRAGFIVGAVNSVAIAGVGLIFQNPDWVAHSYLGLGNGVLSTILAVGILPFFENLFHITTSIRLLELSNPNRPLLKRLLIEAPGTYHHSIIVGNLAEAAASAIGADTLLVRAGAYYHDIGKTKRPYFFVENQLVQDNPHDKISPSLSALVILSHVKDGVELARSHRLPQSLIDIIMQHHGTTLVKYFYHKAQESSEDGMPDESDFRYPGPRPQTREAAIVMLADCVEAGVRSLSRPTPGRIEGFVRKMIKDLLASGQLDQCDLTFRDLDEVAKAFVRILTGIFHPRIEYPSSPTVKGRGES
- a CDS encoding diacylglycerol kinase, with protein sequence MMRARNIIDSFHFAIKGLVYVLKTQRNMRVHFIVALGVLLLSSLLGVHRAELTMLLFAISLVITLEIVNTAIETLVDILSPGYHHLAEITKNVAAAAVLVSALNAVAVGYLILGARIFSFISRLI
- the floA gene encoding flotillin-like protein FloA (flotillin-like protein involved in membrane lipid rafts), whose protein sequence is MLKVANLWCVHRRIVNKRQIGGSVLDILLVFPVIVFLAIIFLMILLSFIPVGLWISALAAGVHVGIINLIGMRLRRVPPARIILPLIKAVKAGLNVSADKLEAHYLAGGNVDRVVDALIAAHRAGISLTFERGAAIDLAGRNVLEAVQMSVNPKVIETPVVAAVAKDGIELKAKARVTVRANIDRLVGGAGEATIIARVGEGIVTTVGSAESHKEVLENPDKISRTVLNKGLDAGTAFEILSIDIADVDVGRNIGARLQMDQAEADKNIAQAKAAERRFAALAREQEMKAMVQEMRARVVEAEAEVPKAMADALRRGKLGVLDYYNLQNLLADTQMREAISRLTQKPERPGEEPPKLSKDSGE
- the yqfC gene encoding sporulation protein YqfC — encoded protein: MTWLARKKFGLGRSFAEALDIPHDIVLDLPRLVLFGNLELRVENHRGLIEYTEDTLRLGLPTGELRVDGHGLALRKISADELIIEGEISALAFNMISGHRMSDRPRQEEG
- the yqfD gene encoding sporulation protein YqfD, whose product is MLLDRLWPYLKGYVIIKIKGRAQEKCINLACSRGIDLWDIEKIGDRFIVAKIDARDLADMDPILERVGCEAEIIKEAGLPFVLGRLWSRKAFVMGAVIFGIALNVLSSFVWFIEVKGEKEVPEQRILQVVAKEGVIPGKLKRTIDLRRIEKSILAQVREVAWAGAHLSGTKLVIEIAEKKLVPHDNMLTHVVARRDGLIETMITLAGIPVVRPGDTVKRGDVLIKGCAMRRLATGHKDGEDIQIVDGHGIVRARVWYEGTKTVKLRWESLIPTGRRSGGAVALFFGRPIVLGRPPADFRDYKEERERVRFSFGPGGLKIPVEIEKLTWVEVRRTKEEKSYEEAAAEALHGALEALNREIPKGVTTVFKRELVSQDSDKGTVTARIVAEVIEDIGSPRRFSITESDFIVEPQESGADESKEQGKERVDGETL